From Strigops habroptila isolate Jane chromosome 1, bStrHab1.2.pri, whole genome shotgun sequence, a single genomic window includes:
- the LRRC14B gene encoding leucine-rich repeat-containing protein 14B: MKSLRFISAEAFVSNAEFARKSLGGVAHNLFPLLFKASYLLEQGEVIHDLVKNWPLVDFNIGKLLGTTVDYQEDLSHRTCSVCLESCLTGLRDYVLNHSSPYTKKLKVVDLTGIKDVEVQFCECKKRMGRWTRTQLLSKLCLELLVYLQQTQCNPGTSEISIDVLIDLYVTERNYELAVQALLKKCYCPLKICCVAFRSDNLALQKFFYIIKLTDPSLLRKLEIVHNVRLEMEHLEILFNSIHFPLLMSLTLPARTFNVRRFTDADEGILTNIGEKMGEMTQLTELSISFSILTGRIRKLLSPLKTPLKMLDVSNCSLNHADMAYLANSFHANHLEALDLSGHNIHDLYPSTFFKLLSHSSSVLKSLTLEDCNIQDTHVNMLILSLSPCQKLQEFKFIGNPLSSQALKQLFTFLCELPMLKTVEFPVPRDCYPTGVTYPIDDASLCRYDRRKYESVAEELNLILLQANREDVKASTPLFGSYDAAVEETNNELGAYLIKSFKETLEKFTTSFKMS; encoded by the exons ATGAAGTCTCTCCGATTCATTAGTGCTGAAGCATTCGTGTCAAATGCAGAGTTTGCCAGGAAGAGTCTTGGTGGTGTAGCCCataatctttttcctcttctttttaaagccagCTATTTACTGGAGCAAGGGGAAGTTATTCATGACTTGGTAAAGAACTGGCCACTTGTTGACTTTAACATTGGAAAACTTTTGGGAACTACTGTGGACTACCAGGAAGATCTGAGCCATAGAACATGCTCAGTGTGCTTGGAGAGCTGTCTGACAGGCCTGAGAGACTACGTGCTGAATCATTCTTCTCCCTACACGAAAAAGTTGAAAGTGGTGGACCTCACGGGCATAAAAGATGTTGAAGTTCAGTTTTGTGAGTGCAAGAAGAGAATGGGAAGGTGGACCAGGACACAGCTGCTCTCTAAGCTTTGTTTGGAACTGCTGGTTTACCTGCAACAAACACAGTGCAATCCAGGTACCTCTGAAATAAGTATTGACGTGCTAATTGACTTGTATGTTACAGAGCGGAACTATGAGCTGGCAGTGCAGGCCCTGCTGAAGAAATGCTACTGTCCACTGAAGATCTGCTGTGTGGCATTCAGATCTGACAACCTGGCTTTGCAGAAATTCTTCTACATCATAAAGCTCACTGATCCCTCTTTGTTGCGCAAACTGGAAATAGTTCACAATGTTCGCTTGGAAATGGAACACCTGGAAATACTCTTCAACAGTATTCACTTCCCTCTATTGATGTCCTTGACCTTGCCAGCACGAACATTTAATGTGCGGAGGTTCACAGATGCAGATGAAGGGATACTTACCAATATTGGAGAAAAGATGGGTGAAATGACGCAGCTGACTGAGCTGAGTATATCCTTTTCTATACTCACAGGAAGAATACGGAAACTGCTCAG CCCACTAAAAACTCCACTGAAGATGCTGGATGTTTCTAACTGCTCATTGAACCATGCTGATATGGCCTATTTAGCCAACAGCTTCCATGCTAATCACTTAGAAGCCCTGGACCTGAGTGGTCACAATATACATGACCTTTACCCATCAACATTCTTTAAGCTTCTCAGCCATTCCTCTTCAGTGCTCAAGAGTCTTACCTTGGAGGACTGTAATATCCAAGACACTCATGTCAATATGTTGATTTTAAGTTTAAGTCCTTGTCAGAAACTACAGGAGTTTAAGTTTATTGGAAACCCACTGTCATCCCAAGCACTTAAACagcttttcacatttctctgtgAGTTGCCAATGCTGAAAACTGTGGAGTTCCCAGTTCCAAGGGACTGCTACCCTACTGGCGTCACCTACCCCATTGATGATGCCAGTCTCTGCAGATATGATCGCCGAAAATACGAAAGTGTAGCAGAGGAGCTTAACCTCATTTTACTCCAAGCAAACAGGGAGGATGTGAAGGCTTCAACTCCACTCTTTGGCAGTTATGATGCAGCTGTTGAGGAGACGAACAATGAACTGGGAGCTTACCTGATCAAGTCCTTCAAAGAGACTTTAGAAAAGTTCactacttcttttaaaatgagttaa